In a genomic window of Streptomyces sp. cg36:
- a CDS encoding IclR family transcriptional regulator C-terminal domain-containing protein, with product MSRYDEHRGGGAGRPEPVVPAGLADLLAHLAGPPDFWDRPGGDFGPLSEAYELTRAQRAHANSRYRLGSKALVRGELRQAADWLGSAAAAGHPGALFRLAALTARVGGGDGDGCTRLRPPRATAAAATDDDEVRLRLPFTDDAVRWRPYAPAPVPPSALVPDDVRLHLVADVRVRVVEDVRFLVAEAARHGHGDARALLAASAGRTPAGGAPDARRIEDPQFIDEVRAGMSLGRPAARTPRLPGLAPGLVPVPAPRPRPEGAGRTPLTDKGVERPPGRGVGQSPGHGSGSGALPTPGPGPGPDSGTGPGPVPSPGSAPGPRVGPVPSPDPVPVQNAAPAPRVGPVPPPGQDSGHPPAPGTGSRSDRLLLPPGLPLLTAAARPSPTGERDTWSANALRPAVLTDMARGTLARTDTPEQWKAAVKALDILYLVDEAGGTSTRALARRSGLPLPAVTWLLHWLRGQHFVSTVAGAHFPGPLMGLTGDPQQRARLLQQTLAGLRDDLGAAVYVSGYTDGDVTVFQSAHGPQAPAVREWVDFRDAAHASAVGKSLLAQLDFAGRMDHLARHRPIRLTSRTITNPRALFQALDGHGPLAAQFDLLEYSHHEVCAAFSLGIPGRAASVALSLPAGQRHRLLDAAGALSERSAGLLLVLLLTEQADSGRRPPPRPAGGGAEEARDPAQGPARGAPTARALPRVPAGVSLTRGAKSASA from the coding sequence GTGAGCAGGTACGACGAGCACCGCGGCGGCGGGGCGGGGCGCCCGGAGCCCGTGGTCCCGGCCGGGCTCGCGGACCTGCTGGCCCACCTCGCCGGACCGCCCGACTTCTGGGACCGGCCCGGGGGGGACTTCGGTCCCCTGAGCGAGGCGTACGAGCTGACCCGCGCGCAGCGCGCACACGCCAACTCCCGCTACCGGCTGGGCTCGAAGGCCCTGGTACGGGGGGAGTTGCGGCAGGCGGCCGACTGGCTGGGCTCGGCCGCCGCGGCCGGTCACCCCGGCGCCCTGTTCCGGCTTGCGGCGCTGACCGCGCGGGTGGGGGGCGGTGACGGGGACGGGTGCACACGGCTCCGCCCGCCCCGCGCCACGGCCGCCGCCGCCACCGATGACGACGAGGTGCGATTGCGCCTCCCCTTCACCGACGACGCCGTACGGTGGCGCCCGTACGCCCCCGCCCCCGTCCCCCCCTCCGCCCTCGTCCCCGACGACGTACGGCTTCATCTCGTCGCGGACGTACGGGTACGGGTCGTCGAGGACGTGCGGTTCCTCGTCGCCGAGGCCGCCCGGCACGGGCACGGTGACGCGCGGGCGCTGCTCGCGGCCTCGGCGGGGCGTACCCCGGCGGGCGGTGCCCCGGATGCGCGCCGCATCGAGGACCCGCAGTTCATCGACGAGGTGCGGGCGGGGATGTCGCTCGGGCGGCCCGCCGCCCGGACCCCTCGGCTGCCGGGTCTGGCGCCGGGGCTCGTACCGGTACCGGCCCCTCGCCCCCGCCCGGAGGGTGCGGGCCGAACTCCGTTGACCGACAAGGGTGTTGAGCGACCTCCTGGCCGGGGCGTCGGCCAGAGCCCCGGCCACGGGAGCGGCTCCGGCGCACTCCCGACCCCAGGCCCCGGCCCCGGCCCCGACTCAGGCACCGGCCCCGGCCCAGTCCCGAGCCCCGGCTCAGCCCCCGGCCCCCGCGTCGGCCCGGTCCCGAGCCCGGACCCGGTCCCCGTCCAAAACGCAGCCCCCGCCCCCCGCGTTGGCCCCGTCCCACCCCCCGGCCAGGACAGCGGTCACCCCCCCGCCCCCGGAACCGGCAGCCGCTCCGACCGCCTGCTGCTCCCCCCCGGGCTCCCGCTCCTCACCGCCGCCGCCCGGCCCTCCCCCACCGGCGAACGCGACACCTGGTCGGCCAACGCGCTGCGGCCCGCGGTCCTCACCGACATGGCGCGCGGCACCCTCGCCCGCACCGACACCCCCGAGCAGTGGAAGGCCGCCGTGAAGGCCCTGGACATCCTGTATCTGGTGGACGAGGCGGGCGGCACCAGCACCCGCGCCCTCGCCCGGCGCAGCGGGCTGCCGCTGCCCGCCGTGACCTGGCTGCTGCACTGGCTGCGCGGCCAGCACTTCGTCTCCACCGTCGCCGGGGCGCACTTCCCCGGGCCGCTGATGGGCCTGACCGGCGACCCGCAGCAGCGCGCCCGGCTGCTCCAGCAGACCCTGGCCGGGCTCCGCGACGACCTGGGGGCCGCCGTCTACGTCAGCGGGTACACCGACGGCGACGTCACCGTCTTCCAGTCGGCGCACGGGCCGCAGGCCCCGGCCGTACGGGAGTGGGTGGACTTCCGCGACGCGGCGCACGCCAGCGCGGTCGGCAAGAGCCTGCTGGCGCAGCTCGACTTCGCCGGGCGCATGGACCACCTCGCCCGCCACCGGCCGATCCGGCTGACCTCACGCACCATCACCAACCCGCGGGCTCTGTTCCAGGCCCTGGACGGGCACGGGCCGCTGGCCGCCCAGTTCGACCTGCTCGAATACTCCCACCACGAGGTGTGCGCCGCCTTCTCGCTCGGCATCCCGGGGCGCGCGGCGAGCGTGGCCCTGTCGCTGCCGGCCGGGCAGCGCCACCGGCTGCTGGACGCGGCCGGCGCGCTGAGCGAGCGGTCGGCGGGGCTGCTGCTGGTCCTGCTGCTGACGGAGCAGGCCGACAGCGGACGGCGCCCGCCCCCTCGCCCGGCCGGCGGCGGGGCCGAGGAGGCGCGGGACCCGGCGCAGGGACCGGCGCGGGGCGCGCCCACGGCCCGTGCGCTGCCCCGCGTTCCGGCCGGGGTCTCGCTCACCCGGGGTGCGAAGTCGGCGTCGGCGTGA
- a CDS encoding DUF4232 domain-containing protein has product MRTRTAPALLLSALLTGGPLLTACGTQSADGAGAGAGGRTGSVPGDPADLAKDGVRVTALSGWSKGTPPEISAAYELTSREREPFTYTFTLDVLSAAGEGVAHAEHTVAAVAPGRTVTGTVRMSAQRAGVADAAPGRVRITKVRRVPTAEAPAAQGPCPSSGVRVTSDDGDAAMGLRVLGLRLENCGTRPYEVNGYPALELLDADGRRAKGVEVRHGGAGIALVTGFDAAPRPFTLQPGETASAGLMWRNTTTSGDAVNLPYVRVTARPGAAPVRLTPELDLGTTGRAGVSAWQKDTKGSKGSTGAKGSNDAKDRRGPGDGPGAGTGRPGGA; this is encoded by the coding sequence ATGCGCACCCGTACCGCTCCCGCCCTCCTCCTGTCCGCCCTCCTCACCGGCGGCCCGCTGCTCACGGCGTGCGGGACGCAGAGCGCGGACGGCGCCGGGGCGGGGGCGGGCGGGCGTACCGGCTCCGTCCCCGGCGACCCGGCCGACCTCGCCAAGGACGGGGTGCGCGTCACCGCCCTGTCCGGCTGGTCCAAGGGCACCCCGCCCGAGATCTCCGCCGCGTACGAACTCACCAGCCGTGAAAGGGAACCCTTCACCTACACCTTCACTCTGGACGTGCTCTCCGCCGCCGGAGAGGGCGTCGCGCACGCCGAGCACACGGTCGCCGCGGTGGCTCCGGGCCGCACGGTGACCGGGACCGTACGCATGAGCGCGCAGCGGGCGGGCGTGGCCGACGCCGCCCCCGGCCGCGTCCGGATCACCAAGGTCCGGCGCGTGCCCACCGCCGAGGCCCCCGCCGCGCAGGGCCCCTGCCCGTCCTCCGGGGTACGGGTCACCTCCGACGACGGCGACGCGGCGATGGGCCTGCGGGTGCTCGGCCTGCGCCTGGAGAACTGCGGCACCCGGCCGTACGAGGTGAACGGCTACCCCGCACTCGAACTCCTCGACGCGGACGGCCGCCGCGCCAAGGGCGTCGAGGTCCGGCACGGCGGCGCCGGGATCGCCCTGGTCACCGGCTTCGACGCGGCGCCGCGCCCGTTCACGCTCCAGCCAGGCGAGACGGCGTCGGCCGGACTGATGTGGCGCAACACGACGACGTCCGGGGACGCGGTGAACCTCCCGTACGTCCGCGTCACCGCCCGCCCCGGCGCGGCCCCCGTACGGCTGACGCCGGAACTGGACCTGGGCACGACGGGCCGGGCGGGCGTGAGCGCGTGGCAGAAGGACACGAAGGGCTCGAAGGGTTCGACGGGGGCGAAGGGTTCGAACGACGCGAAGGACCGGCGGGGCCCGGGGGACGGGCCCGGCGCCGGCACCGGGCGTCCGGGAGGTGCGTGA
- a CDS encoding alpha/beta fold hydrolase, with amino-acid sequence MRDPRETESADGVAGGEAPGPRPETGSLAVPGATLYYEVRGAGPLLLMLAGGNSDAAVFTGLADALAADHRVVTCDPRGNSRSTLTGPPVDQRVEVHADDAYRLLGHLAPDGGPVRVFGSCSGGLAALELAARHPERIGALVVHEPPAFTLLADAAEHRAFVDTVHTAYVRDGVAAAMGRFSALFGGRATPLLPEAHDNTAFFLAHMLRPSTRFRPDLPALAPVVDRLTIGGGRDSRTHAVHRPAVALAGRLGLPLVEFPGGHVGYAKWADEFASVLREALSSYTRTVAKGPSAE; translated from the coding sequence GTGAGGGATCCACGGGAGACCGAATCCGCAGACGGGGTGGCCGGGGGCGAGGCGCCCGGGCCGCGCCCCGAAACCGGCTCGCTCGCCGTCCCCGGGGCCACGCTGTACTACGAAGTGCGGGGCGCGGGGCCGTTGTTGCTCATGCTCGCGGGGGGCAACTCCGACGCCGCCGTCTTCACCGGCCTCGCGGACGCGCTCGCCGCCGACCACCGCGTGGTCACCTGCGACCCGCGCGGCAACTCCCGCAGCACGCTCACCGGCCCCCCGGTCGACCAGCGCGTCGAGGTGCACGCCGACGACGCGTACCGGCTGCTCGGGCACCTGGCGCCCGACGGCGGGCCGGTGCGGGTCTTCGGCAGCTGCTCGGGCGGGCTCGCGGCCCTCGAACTCGCCGCGCGCCACCCGGAGCGGATCGGCGCGCTGGTGGTGCACGAGCCGCCCGCGTTCACGCTGCTGGCGGACGCGGCCGAGCACCGCGCGTTCGTGGACACCGTGCACACCGCGTACGTACGGGACGGGGTGGCCGCGGCCATGGGGCGGTTCAGCGCGCTGTTCGGCGGGCGGGCGACGCCGCTGCTGCCCGAGGCGCACGACAACACCGCGTTCTTCCTCGCCCACATGCTCCGCCCCTCCACCCGGTTCCGCCCCGACCTGCCCGCCCTGGCCCCCGTCGTGGACCGCCTGACGATCGGCGGCGGGCGCGACTCGCGCACCCACGCGGTCCACCGCCCGGCCGTCGCCCTGGCCGGCCGACTGGGCCTGCCCCTTGTGGAGTTCCCCGGCGGGCACGTCGGTTACGCGAAGTGGGCGGACGAGTTCGCGTCGGTGTTGCGCGAGGCACTTTCCTCGTACACCCGGACCGTCGCGAAAGGCCCTTCCGCCGAGTGA
- a CDS encoding alpha/beta hydrolase has translation MGLTSTTVLVLAVFCTVALFAVTVWIWPRLARRGWAPVVGRAGMLCAVQVLLFSAVGLAANKTFLFYGSWADLFGTQKGVGVVGSSAGSPGIKLVDTLQVDVPGAGTPHVGGQIQKVMVQGERSHIVSPAYVYLPPEYFQKAYERKKFPVAVVLTGFPGTAENLIKGLRYPRTAWTQVKQNKSQPMVLVMMRPTVAPPRNTQCVDIPKGPQTETFFAADLPKAIAGTFRVGTKARNWGFMGDSTGGYCALKIPLEHPGVYAAGVGLSADYRPEVDRDSGDLFHGNKREARRADLLWALDHLPQGDSSFLVTTSRHGETNYRATREFISKVKAPARVSSITLETGGHNFNTWRREIPPALQWLSGRLSAQ, from the coding sequence ATGGGGTTGACGAGTACGACGGTCCTGGTGCTGGCCGTGTTCTGCACGGTCGCGCTGTTCGCCGTGACGGTGTGGATCTGGCCGCGCCTGGCCCGGCGCGGCTGGGCGCCGGTCGTCGGGCGGGCGGGGATGCTCTGCGCCGTGCAGGTGCTGCTGTTCTCCGCGGTGGGGCTCGCCGCCAACAAGACGTTCCTCTTCTACGGTTCCTGGGCCGACCTCTTCGGCACCCAGAAGGGCGTCGGGGTGGTCGGCAGCTCGGCGGGCAGTCCGGGCATCAAGCTCGTCGACACCCTCCAGGTCGACGTGCCCGGCGCCGGAACCCCGCACGTGGGCGGCCAGATCCAGAAGGTCATGGTGCAGGGCGAGCGCTCGCACATCGTCAGCCCGGCGTACGTGTACCTGCCGCCGGAGTACTTCCAGAAGGCGTACGAGAGGAAGAAGTTCCCCGTCGCCGTGGTGCTCACCGGTTTCCCCGGCACCGCCGAGAACCTCATCAAGGGGCTGCGCTACCCCCGCACCGCCTGGACGCAGGTCAAGCAGAACAAGTCGCAGCCGATGGTGCTGGTGATGATGCGTCCCACCGTCGCCCCGCCGCGCAACACCCAGTGCGTCGACATCCCCAAGGGCCCGCAGACCGAGACGTTCTTCGCCGCCGATCTGCCGAAGGCGATCGCAGGCACGTTCCGCGTCGGCACCAAGGCCCGCAACTGGGGCTTCATGGGTGACTCCACCGGCGGCTACTGCGCCCTGAAGATCCCCCTGGAGCACCCCGGGGTCTACGCCGCCGGGGTCGGGCTGTCGGCCGACTACCGGCCCGAGGTGGACCGGGACTCCGGCGACCTCTTCCACGGGAACAAGCGCGAGGCCAGGCGGGCCGACCTGCTGTGGGCCCTGGACCACCTGCCGCAGGGCGACTCGTCCTTCCTGGTCACCACCTCCCGGCACGGCGAGACCAACTACCGGGCGACCCGGGAGTTCATCTCGAAGGTGAAGGCGCCCGCCCGCGTCTCGTCGATCACGCTGGAGACCGGCGGGCACAACTTCAACACCTGGCGGCGCGAGATCCCGCCCGCCCTGCAGTGGCTGAGCGGACGGCTCTCGGCGCAGTAG
- a CDS encoding SDR family oxidoreductase, translated as MTARILVTGGTGTLGKHVVPLLRGAGHPVRVLSRHAAPAAEGVEYVACDLLDGAGLDDAMDGVETVLHLAGGPKGDDIGTRKLAAAAARAGVKHLVYISVIGADTVPLGYFRAKLGAEQAIAESGVPWTTLRAAQFHDLVLTMAEKMAKLPVVPAPGMRMQPVDSREVAARLVELVHGDPSGLVADLTGPEVYEMRELLRTYLAARGKRRPMLPVRIPGKAGRAYRDDVNLTLHGALVGRRTWEGFLAERVA; from the coding sequence ATGACCGCACGCATTCTGGTCACCGGTGGTACGGGCACGCTCGGCAAGCACGTCGTTCCGCTGCTGCGCGGGGCGGGTCACCCGGTGCGCGTGCTCAGCCGGCACGCCGCGCCCGCCGCCGAGGGTGTGGAGTACGTGGCCTGCGACCTGCTCGACGGCGCCGGCCTGGACGACGCGATGGACGGCGTCGAGACCGTGCTGCACCTGGCCGGTGGCCCCAAGGGCGACGACATCGGCACCCGCAAGCTCGCGGCCGCCGCCGCCCGCGCCGGGGTCAAGCACCTCGTCTACATCTCGGTGATCGGCGCCGACACCGTCCCGCTCGGCTACTTCCGGGCCAAGCTCGGCGCCGAGCAGGCGATCGCGGAGTCGGGGGTGCCGTGGACGACGCTGCGGGCCGCCCAGTTCCACGACCTGGTCCTGACGATGGCGGAGAAGATGGCCAAGCTGCCGGTGGTCCCCGCGCCGGGGATGCGGATGCAGCCGGTGGACTCGCGCGAAGTGGCCGCCCGGCTCGTCGAGTTGGTGCACGGCGACCCCTCGGGCCTGGTCGCGGACCTCACCGGGCCCGAGGTGTACGAGATGCGGGAGCTGCTGCGCACGTACCTCGCCGCGCGCGGCAAGCGCCGTCCGATGCTGCCGGTGCGCATCCCCGGCAAGGCCGGGCGGGCCTACCGCGACGACGTCAACCTCACCCTGCACGGGGCGCTGGTCGGCCGGCGCACCTGGGAGGGCTTCCTCGCCGAGCGGGTCGCGTAG
- a CDS encoding cytochrome P450, which translates to MRPHLADPAFWTLPRDQRLAAFAQLRQAEGPAYFVEREAGRHRRERGFYALVRHADVVEASRLPEVFASAPGVTSPEPPRWVRAVFGDSMVNLDGPRHAQLRRIVSRAFTPRVLADAEAGIRELAGRIVDDLIASRADEFVSAVASRMAFEVICDMLGVPEQGRLHIARQVDRASENAGVSRTLRSRVRVPGRGLRALGRMQLTVAALGRERRRHPTGDLISALVGADVDGQGLTTRELGSFFSLLMVAGVETTRNAIAHALALLTDHPDQRELLVSDFERYADGAVDEIVRFSTPIIQFRRNVTRPHVLGGQALVGGDRVMLLYASANRDESVFTDPDSFDITRRPNPHLGYGGGGPHYCLGAHLARVEIKALLRELLSRPLALRAVGMPELGHSNFDNRVRAQRVAYDTPRRSAV; encoded by the coding sequence ATGCGCCCCCATCTCGCCGATCCCGCCTTCTGGACGCTCCCCCGCGACCAGCGCCTCGCCGCCTTCGCGCAGTTGCGGCAGGCCGAGGGGCCCGCCTACTTCGTCGAGCGGGAGGCGGGGCGGCACCGCCGCGAGCGCGGGTTCTACGCGCTGGTGCGGCACGCCGACGTCGTCGAGGCCAGCCGGCTGCCGGAGGTGTTCGCCAGCGCGCCGGGAGTGACCTCGCCCGAGCCGCCGAGGTGGGTGCGCGCGGTGTTCGGGGACTCGATGGTCAACCTCGACGGGCCGCGCCACGCCCAGCTGCGCCGGATCGTCTCGCGCGCGTTCACCCCGCGCGTGCTGGCCGACGCGGAGGCCGGGATCCGCGAGCTGGCGGGCCGTATCGTCGACGACCTGATCGCCTCCCGCGCCGACGAGTTCGTCTCGGCCGTCGCCTCGCGCATGGCCTTCGAGGTCATCTGCGACATGCTGGGCGTGCCCGAGCAGGGGCGGCTCCACATCGCCCGCCAGGTCGACCGGGCCTCGGAGAACGCCGGGGTCAGCCGCACGCTCCGCTCACGCGTACGCGTACCGGGGCGCGGGCTGCGCGCGCTCGGCCGGATGCAGCTGACGGTGGCCGCGCTCGGCCGCGAGCGGCGCAGGCACCCCACCGGGGACCTCATCTCGGCGCTGGTCGGCGCGGACGTGGACGGGCAGGGCCTGACCACCCGCGAACTCGGCTCGTTCTTCTCGCTCCTCATGGTCGCCGGGGTCGAGACCACCCGGAACGCCATCGCGCACGCCCTCGCGCTCCTCACCGACCACCCCGACCAGCGCGAACTGCTGGTCTCGGACTTCGAGCGGTACGCGGACGGGGCCGTGGACGAGATCGTGCGGTTCTCCACCCCGATCATCCAGTTCCGCCGGAACGTGACCCGTCCCCATGTGCTGGGCGGGCAGGCGCTGGTGGGCGGTGACCGCGTCATGCTGCTGTACGCGTCCGCCAACCGCGACGAGAGCGTCTTCACGGACCCGGACTCCTTCGACATCACCCGGCGGCCCAATCCGCACCTGGGGTACGGGGGCGGCGGGCCGCACTACTGCCTGGGCGCCCATCTCGCCCGCGTGGAGATCAAGGCCCTGCTGCGCGAGCTGCTGAGCCGCCCGCTGGCCCTGCGCGCGGTGGGGATGCCCGAGCTGGGCCACTCCAACTTCGACAATCGCGTACGGGCACAGCGCGTCGCCTACGACACACCCCGCCGGTCGGCCGTCTGA
- a CDS encoding chaplin translates to MSRIAKTVAVLAGTGAVALSGAGMATADAGAHGVAKDSPGVASGNLLQIPVHVPVNVCGVTANLVGALNPTFGNECINNSGHEGGYGR, encoded by the coding sequence ATGTCTCGTATCGCTAAGACCGTCGCCGTCCTGGCCGGAACGGGTGCGGTGGCCCTGAGCGGTGCCGGCATGGCCACGGCCGACGCTGGGGCGCATGGTGTCGCCAAGGACTCCCCCGGTGTGGCCTCCGGCAACCTGCTGCAGATCCCGGTCCACGTGCCGGTGAACGTGTGCGGCGTCACCGCCAACCTCGTCGGTGCACTCAACCCGACCTTCGGCAACGAGTGCATCAACAACAGCGGCCACGAGGGCGGCTACGGGCGCTGA
- a CDS encoding tyrosinase family protein, producing the protein MVYVRKNQKNLTKAEKRAFVDAVLELKRRGKYDQFVRTHIEYFVGDGDEGLRVAHMAPSFLPWHRRFLLDFERELRAVNPRVTVPYWDWTRDTSPTSSLWAEDFMGGNGRREDLQVMTGPFAHRNGKWNIATGVTEDPFLTRDLGNDLGRRAEHLDLPPRDDLNRALADPVYDVAPWNSTSETGFRNKMEGWVDGTGSDKLRTHNRVHRWIGGTMVGAGAVNDPVFWLHHAFVDLIWSRWQTRHPKSGYRPAEQPPAGDEQHGRVAALRDRMPPWNITPAAMLDHRKIYTYAD; encoded by the coding sequence ATGGTGTACGTCCGCAAGAACCAGAAGAACCTCACGAAGGCCGAGAAGCGGGCCTTCGTCGACGCCGTCCTGGAGCTCAAACGCCGGGGCAAGTACGACCAGTTCGTCCGCACCCACATCGAGTACTTCGTGGGCGACGGGGACGAGGGGCTGCGCGTCGCCCACATGGCGCCCTCGTTCCTGCCCTGGCACCGCCGGTTCCTGCTCGACTTCGAGCGCGAGCTGCGGGCCGTCAACCCCCGGGTGACCGTCCCGTACTGGGACTGGACCCGGGACACCTCGCCCACCTCCTCGCTGTGGGCCGAGGACTTCATGGGCGGCAACGGCCGCCGCGAGGACCTCCAGGTGATGACCGGCCCGTTCGCCCACCGCAACGGCAAGTGGAACATCGCGACCGGCGTCACCGAGGACCCCTTCCTCACCCGTGACCTCGGCAACGACCTGGGCCGCCGCGCCGAGCACCTCGACCTGCCGCCGCGCGACGACCTCAACCGGGCGCTGGCCGACCCGGTGTACGACGTGGCGCCGTGGAACTCCACCAGCGAGACGGGGTTCCGCAACAAGATGGAGGGGTGGGTGGACGGCACGGGCTCCGACAAACTGCGCACCCACAACCGCGTACACCGCTGGATCGGCGGCACGATGGTGGGCGCGGGGGCGGTCAACGACCCGGTGTTCTGGCTGCACCACGCCTTCGTCGACCTCATCTGGTCGCGCTGGCAGACCCGCCACCCCAAGTCCGGCTACCGGCCCGCCGAACAGCCCCCGGCCGGTGACGAGCAGCACGGCCGGGTGGCCGCGCTGCGCGACCGGATGCCGCCGTGGAACATCACACCGGCGGCGATGCTGGATCATCGGAAGATCTATACGTATGCGGACTGA
- a CDS encoding tyrosinase family oxidase copper chaperone, translated as MITEDPVPLWHRLGLRRPGAGPGHWSAPATRRGVLRGLFTLTVVTFTGGTLARITAAPRAQAGPADPAGPWSDPTGELAVAAAPGLPAAFDETYRGRRIQGRTVPDGPHTQGATAQGLPPALGLPGAPPHQAHQAHPAPATASPSAAPARFEALIDGRQLHLMRRADGTYVSSVDHYTSYATPLEAVRAAVDELGPARLSATPAHGR; from the coding sequence GTGATCACCGAAGACCCGGTGCCGCTGTGGCACCGCCTCGGGCTGCGCCGCCCCGGCGCCGGACCCGGCCACTGGAGCGCGCCCGCCACCCGGCGGGGCGTGCTGCGCGGCCTGTTCACCCTCACCGTCGTCACCTTCACCGGCGGCACCCTCGCCCGGATCACCGCCGCCCCCCGCGCCCAGGCCGGGCCGGCGGACCCCGCGGGCCCCTGGAGCGACCCCACCGGCGAGCTGGCCGTGGCCGCCGCGCCGGGGCTGCCCGCCGCCTTCGACGAGACCTACCGTGGCCGCCGCATCCAGGGCCGCACCGTCCCCGACGGGCCGCACACCCAGGGCGCCACCGCGCAGGGGCTCCCCCCGGCCCTGGGCCTGCCCGGCGCGCCGCCGCACCAGGCGCACCAGGCGCACCCGGCCCCGGCCACCGCGTCCCCGTCGGCCGCCCCCGCCCGCTTCGAGGCCCTCATCGACGGCCGCCAGCTGCATCTGATGCGCCGCGCCGACGGCACGTACGTCAGCTCCGTCGACCACTACACCTCGTACGCGACGCCCCTGGAAGCCGTCCGGGCGGCCGTCGACGAGCTGGGTCCGGCGCGGCTCTCCGCCACCCCGGCGCACGGGCGATGA
- a CDS encoding DUF5949 family protein: MTTASSAVHPSRNARLGTLALLAWSGPNPAEDRDTAFLLAYSLGDGEGGPEAAEGAAHELLDAIGMAAGAVGDIEHGATLPVTLLLEGGQAVLTLPGLNVHCSTPPEWMAAAQESGEVNFIFATRAWPEAVPGKPLTEEQLRAFVGDEENLMTAGHCIIPARRLRK, translated from the coding sequence ATGACCACAGCTTCCAGCGCCGTACACCCGTCCAGGAACGCCCGGTTGGGCACGCTCGCCCTGCTCGCGTGGAGCGGCCCGAACCCCGCGGAGGACCGTGACACGGCCTTCCTCCTGGCGTACTCGCTGGGTGACGGCGAGGGCGGCCCGGAGGCCGCCGAGGGTGCCGCGCACGAGCTGCTCGACGCGATCGGGATGGCCGCCGGGGCCGTCGGCGACATCGAGCACGGCGCCACCCTTCCGGTGACGCTGCTGCTGGAGGGCGGCCAGGCGGTCCTGACCCTGCCCGGCCTCAACGTGCACTGCTCGACGCCGCCGGAGTGGATGGCGGCGGCGCAGGAGTCGGGCGAGGTGAACTTCATCTTCGCCACCCGCGCCTGGCCGGAGGCGGTGCCGGGCAAGCCCCTGACGGAGGAGCAGCTGCGGGCCTTCGTCGGCGACGAGGAGAACCTCATGACCGCGGGCCACTGCATCATCCCGGCCCGCCGTCTGCGCAAGTAG